A genomic stretch from Bos javanicus breed banteng chromosome 29, ARS-OSU_banteng_1.0, whole genome shotgun sequence includes:
- the PELI3 gene encoding E3 ubiquitin-protein ligase pellino homolog 3 isoform X3, translating into MVLEGNPEVGSPRTSDLQHPGNQGSCVLSSPSEDAQPGEEPIKYGELIVLGYNGCLASGDKGRRRSRLALSRRPHANGVKPDVIHHISTPLVSKALSNRGQHSISYTLSRSHSVIVEYTHDGDTDMFQIGRSTENMIDFVVTDTSPGGGAAEGPSAQSTISRYACRILCDRRPPYTARIYAAGFDASSNIFLGERAAKWRTPDGLMDGLTTNGVLVMHPAGGFSEDSAPGVWREISVCGNVYTLRDSRSAQQRGKLVENESNVLQDGSLIDLCGATLLWRTPAGLLRAPTLKQLEAQRQEANAARPQCPVGLSTLAFPSPARGRTAPDKQQPWVYVRCGHVHGYHGWGCRRERGPQERECPLCRLVGPYVPLWLGQEAGLCLDPGPPSHAFAPCGHVCSEKTARYWAQTPLPHGTHAFHAACPFCGAWLTGEHGCVRLIFQGPLD; encoded by the exons ATGGTGCTGGAAGGAAACCCTGAAGTGGGGTCTCCCCGAACCTCAGACCTCCAGCACCCGGGGAACCAGGGCTCTTGCGTGCTCTCTTCTCCCAGTGAAGATGCACAGCCAGGGGAGGAGCCCATCAAGTATGGCGAACTCATCGTTCTGGG CTACAATGGGTGTCTGGCAAGTGGGGACAAGGGCCGCCGCCGAAGCCGCCTGGCGCTGAGTCGCCGGCCACACGCCAACGGAGTGAAGCCAGATGTCATTCACCACATCTCAACGCCGCTCGTCTCCAAG GCACTGAGCAACCGTGGCCAGCACAGCATCTCCTACACACTGTCCCGGAGCCACTCGGTCATAGTCGAGTACACACACGACGGTGACACAGATATGTTCCAG ATTGGCCGCTCCACGGAGAACATGATTGACTTCGTGGTGACAGACAcgtcccctgggggaggggctgccgAGGGCCCCTCTGCCCAGAGCACCATCTCCCGCTACGCCTGCCGCATCCTCTGTGACCGCCGGCCACCCTATACTGCCCGAATCTATGCCGCTGGCTTCGATGCCTCCAGCAACATCTTCCTTGGA GAGCGGGCAGCCAAATGGCGGACCCCCGACGGGCTGATGGACGGCTTAACCACCAACGGGGTCCTGGTGATGCACCCAGCAGGCGGCTTCTCTGAGGACTCAGCCCCGGGTGTCTGGCGGGAGATCTCGGTCTGTGGGAATGTGTATACTCTGAGGGACAGCCGCTCGGCACAGCAGCGGGGGAAGCTG GTGGAAAACGAGTCCAACGTGTTGCAGGACGGCTCCCTCATCGACCTGTGCGGGGCCACGCTGCTGTGGCGCACGCCGGCCGGGCTGCTGCGGGCGCCCACGCTGAAGCAGCTGGAGGCCCAGCGGCAGGAGGCGAACGCGGCGCGGCCCCAGTGTCCCGTGGGCCTCAGCACCCTGGCCTTCCCCAGCCCGGCGCGCGGCCGCACGGCACCCGACAAGCAGCAGCCCTGGGTGTACGTCCGCTGCGGCCATGTCCACGGCTACCACGGCTGGGGCTGCCGGCGAGAGCGGGGCCCCCAGGAGCGCGAATGTCCCCTCTGCCGCCTCGTGGGGCCCTACGTACCCCTGTGGCTCGGCCAGGAGGCCGGCCTCTGCCTGGACCCCGGGCCGCCCAGCCACGCCTTTGCACCCTGCGGCCACGTCTGCTCTGAGAAGACTGCCCGCTACTGGGCTCAGACGCCACTGCCCCATGGCACCCACGCGTTCCACGCCGCCTGCCCCTTTTGTGGGGCCTGGCTCACCGGCGAGCATGGCTGCGTCCGCCTCATTTTCCAGGGGCCGCTGGACTAG
- the PELI3 gene encoding E3 ubiquitin-protein ligase pellino homolog 3 isoform X1, translated as MVLEGNPEVGSPRTSDLQHPGNQGSCVLSSPSEDAQPGEEPIKYGELIVLGCCEEGGEETKAQRGEVAGPRAHSCYNGCLASGDKGRRRSRLALSRRPHANGVKPDVIHHISTPLVSKALSNRGQHSISYTLSRSHSVIVEYTHDGDTDMFQIGRSTENMIDFVVTDTSPGGGAAEGPSAQSTISRYACRILCDRRPPYTARIYAAGFDASSNIFLGERAAKWRTPDGLMDGLTTNGVLVMHPAGGFSEDSAPGVWREISVCGNVYTLRDSRSAQQRGKLVENESNVLQDGSLIDLCGATLLWRTPAGLLRAPTLKQLEAQRQEANAARPQCPVGLSTLAFPSPARGRTAPDKQQPWVYVRCGHVHGYHGWGCRRERGPQERECPLCRLVGPYVPLWLGQEAGLCLDPGPPSHAFAPCGHVCSEKTARYWAQTPLPHGTHAFHAACPFCGAWLTGEHGCVRLIFQGPLD; from the exons ATGGTGCTGGAAGGAAACCCTGAAGTGGGGTCTCCCCGAACCTCAGACCTCCAGCACCCGGGGAACCAGGGCTCTTGCGTGCTCTCTTCTCCCAGTGAAGATGCACAGCCAGGGGAGGAGCCCATCAAGTATGGCGAACTCATCGTTCTGGG ATGCTGTGAGGAAGgaggtgaggaaaccaaggctcagagaggggaagtggctggcccaagggcacacagctg CTACAATGGGTGTCTGGCAAGTGGGGACAAGGGCCGCCGCCGAAGCCGCCTGGCGCTGAGTCGCCGGCCACACGCCAACGGAGTGAAGCCAGATGTCATTCACCACATCTCAACGCCGCTCGTCTCCAAG GCACTGAGCAACCGTGGCCAGCACAGCATCTCCTACACACTGTCCCGGAGCCACTCGGTCATAGTCGAGTACACACACGACGGTGACACAGATATGTTCCAG ATTGGCCGCTCCACGGAGAACATGATTGACTTCGTGGTGACAGACAcgtcccctgggggaggggctgccgAGGGCCCCTCTGCCCAGAGCACCATCTCCCGCTACGCCTGCCGCATCCTCTGTGACCGCCGGCCACCCTATACTGCCCGAATCTATGCCGCTGGCTTCGATGCCTCCAGCAACATCTTCCTTGGA GAGCGGGCAGCCAAATGGCGGACCCCCGACGGGCTGATGGACGGCTTAACCACCAACGGGGTCCTGGTGATGCACCCAGCAGGCGGCTTCTCTGAGGACTCAGCCCCGGGTGTCTGGCGGGAGATCTCGGTCTGTGGGAATGTGTATACTCTGAGGGACAGCCGCTCGGCACAGCAGCGGGGGAAGCTG GTGGAAAACGAGTCCAACGTGTTGCAGGACGGCTCCCTCATCGACCTGTGCGGGGCCACGCTGCTGTGGCGCACGCCGGCCGGGCTGCTGCGGGCGCCCACGCTGAAGCAGCTGGAGGCCCAGCGGCAGGAGGCGAACGCGGCGCGGCCCCAGTGTCCCGTGGGCCTCAGCACCCTGGCCTTCCCCAGCCCGGCGCGCGGCCGCACGGCACCCGACAAGCAGCAGCCCTGGGTGTACGTCCGCTGCGGCCATGTCCACGGCTACCACGGCTGGGGCTGCCGGCGAGAGCGGGGCCCCCAGGAGCGCGAATGTCCCCTCTGCCGCCTCGTGGGGCCCTACGTACCCCTGTGGCTCGGCCAGGAGGCCGGCCTCTGCCTGGACCCCGGGCCGCCCAGCCACGCCTTTGCACCCTGCGGCCACGTCTGCTCTGAGAAGACTGCCCGCTACTGGGCTCAGACGCCACTGCCCCATGGCACCCACGCGTTCCACGCCGCCTGCCCCTTTTGTGGGGCCTGGCTCACCGGCGAGCATGGCTGCGTCCGCCTCATTTTCCAGGGGCCGCTGGACTAG
- the PELI3 gene encoding E3 ubiquitin-protein ligase pellino homolog 3 isoform X2 produces MVLEGNPEVGSPRTSDLQHPGNQGSCVLSSPSEDAQPGEEPIKYGELIVLGCCEEGGEETKAQRGEVAGPRAHSCYNGCLASGDKGRRRSRLALSRRPHANGVKPDVIHHISTPLVSKALSNRGQHSISYTLSRSHSVIVEYTHDGDTDMFQIGRSTENMIDFVVTDTSPGGGAAEGPSAQSTISRYACRILCDRRPPYTARIYAAGFDASSNIFLGERAAKWRTPDGLMDGLTTNGVLVMHPAGGFSEDSAPGVWREISVCGNVYTLRDSRSAQQRGKLDGSLIDLCGATLLWRTPAGLLRAPTLKQLEAQRQEANAARPQCPVGLSTLAFPSPARGRTAPDKQQPWVYVRCGHVHGYHGWGCRRERGPQERECPLCRLVGPYVPLWLGQEAGLCLDPGPPSHAFAPCGHVCSEKTARYWAQTPLPHGTHAFHAACPFCGAWLTGEHGCVRLIFQGPLD; encoded by the exons ATGGTGCTGGAAGGAAACCCTGAAGTGGGGTCTCCCCGAACCTCAGACCTCCAGCACCCGGGGAACCAGGGCTCTTGCGTGCTCTCTTCTCCCAGTGAAGATGCACAGCCAGGGGAGGAGCCCATCAAGTATGGCGAACTCATCGTTCTGGG ATGCTGTGAGGAAGgaggtgaggaaaccaaggctcagagaggggaagtggctggcccaagggcacacagctg CTACAATGGGTGTCTGGCAAGTGGGGACAAGGGCCGCCGCCGAAGCCGCCTGGCGCTGAGTCGCCGGCCACACGCCAACGGAGTGAAGCCAGATGTCATTCACCACATCTCAACGCCGCTCGTCTCCAAG GCACTGAGCAACCGTGGCCAGCACAGCATCTCCTACACACTGTCCCGGAGCCACTCGGTCATAGTCGAGTACACACACGACGGTGACACAGATATGTTCCAG ATTGGCCGCTCCACGGAGAACATGATTGACTTCGTGGTGACAGACAcgtcccctgggggaggggctgccgAGGGCCCCTCTGCCCAGAGCACCATCTCCCGCTACGCCTGCCGCATCCTCTGTGACCGCCGGCCACCCTATACTGCCCGAATCTATGCCGCTGGCTTCGATGCCTCCAGCAACATCTTCCTTGGA GAGCGGGCAGCCAAATGGCGGACCCCCGACGGGCTGATGGACGGCTTAACCACCAACGGGGTCCTGGTGATGCACCCAGCAGGCGGCTTCTCTGAGGACTCAGCCCCGGGTGTCTGGCGGGAGATCTCGGTCTGTGGGAATGTGTATACTCTGAGGGACAGCCGCTCGGCACAGCAGCGGGGGAAGCTG GACGGCTCCCTCATCGACCTGTGCGGGGCCACGCTGCTGTGGCGCACGCCGGCCGGGCTGCTGCGGGCGCCCACGCTGAAGCAGCTGGAGGCCCAGCGGCAGGAGGCGAACGCGGCGCGGCCCCAGTGTCCCGTGGGCCTCAGCACCCTGGCCTTCCCCAGCCCGGCGCGCGGCCGCACGGCACCCGACAAGCAGCAGCCCTGGGTGTACGTCCGCTGCGGCCATGTCCACGGCTACCACGGCTGGGGCTGCCGGCGAGAGCGGGGCCCCCAGGAGCGCGAATGTCCCCTCTGCCGCCTCGTGGGGCCCTACGTACCCCTGTGGCTCGGCCAGGAGGCCGGCCTCTGCCTGGACCCCGGGCCGCCCAGCCACGCCTTTGCACCCTGCGGCCACGTCTGCTCTGAGAAGACTGCCCGCTACTGGGCTCAGACGCCACTGCCCCATGGCACCCACGCGTTCCACGCCGCCTGCCCCTTTTGTGGGGCCTGGCTCACCGGCGAGCATGGCTGCGTCCGCCTCATTTTCCAGGGGCCGCTGGACTAG